A region from the Benincasa hispida cultivar B227 chromosome 10, ASM972705v1, whole genome shotgun sequence genome encodes:
- the LOC120088109 gene encoding protein NUCLEAR FUSION DEFECTIVE 6, mitochondrial-like isoform X2 yields MASIGARSAFRSFSGSARRAATHIGSQARPSSTSPFRMATNKPLSHRTFRCAPVMSFCLESMMPFHSASSSALMTSMLSISRHSCGWLPEACNDDL; encoded by the exons ATGGCCTCAATTGGTGCTAGATCTGCTTTTCGGTCATTCTCCGGTTCTGCACGCCGTGCTGCTACTCACATCGGTTCTCAAGCCAGGCCGTCATCAACCTCTCCCTTTCGCATGGCAACTAACAAGCCCCTCTCTCATCGAACTTTCAG GTGTGCGCCTGTGATGAGCTTCTGTTTGGAGTCGATGATGCCATTTCACTCTGCGTCGTCATCGGCTTTGATGACTTCAATGCTCTCTATCTCGCGCCACAGCTGCGGTTGGCTTCCCGAAG
- the LOC120088109 gene encoding protein NUCLEAR FUSION DEFECTIVE 6, mitochondrial-like isoform X3 yields the protein MASIGARSAFRSFSGSARRAATHIGSQARPSSTSPFRMATNKPLSHRTFRCAPVMSFCLESMMPFHSASSSALMTSMLSISRHSCGWLPEGR from the exons ATGGCCTCAATTGGTGCTAGATCTGCTTTTCGGTCATTCTCCGGTTCTGCACGCCGTGCTGCTACTCACATCGGTTCTCAAGCCAGGCCGTCATCAACCTCTCCCTTTCGCATGGCAACTAACAAGCCCCTCTCTCATCGAACTTTCAG GTGTGCGCCTGTGATGAGCTTCTGTTTGGAGTCGATGATGCCATTTCACTCTGCGTCGTCATCGGCTTTGATGACTTCAATGCTCTCTATCTCGCGCCACAGCTGCGGTTGGCTTCCCGAAG
- the LOC120088109 gene encoding protein NUCLEAR FUSION DEFECTIVE 6, mitochondrial-like isoform X1 → MASIGARSAFRSFSGSARRAATHIGSQARPSSTSPFRMATNKPLSHRTFRCAPVMSFCLESMMPFHSASSSALMTSMLSISRHSCGWLPEGKDKTR, encoded by the exons ATGGCCTCAATTGGTGCTAGATCTGCTTTTCGGTCATTCTCCGGTTCTGCACGCCGTGCTGCTACTCACATCGGTTCTCAAGCCAGGCCGTCATCAACCTCTCCCTTTCGCATGGCAACTAACAAGCCCCTCTCTCATCGAACTTTCAG GTGTGCGCCTGTGATGAGCTTCTGTTTGGAGTCGATGATGCCATTTCACTCTGCGTCGTCATCGGCTTTGATGACTTCAATGCTCTCTATCTCGCGCCACAGCTGCGGTTGGCTTCCCGAAG